A stretch of DNA from Halobacteriovorax vibrionivorans:
ACCCGAAGCCGTATTACACTTACGGAAACAAGAAAATTCATATCATCATTGCGACTGTAATTGGTCTATCGGTATTCCTAGGAATCGATATGAACATTACAAGAATTTCAAACGATGATTATGTAAACGTTTTTGCAAAGTGGCCAAAAGCTGATGAGAATCCACTTCGAATTCAAGCTCTTGGGCAGCAGTGGGCATGGCACTTTAGATATGCCGGTGCAGATAACGTTTTCAACACAGAAGACGATGTTGTGCAATTAAATGATCTTAGACTTCCTACTGATCGTAAGGTTGTTATTCAAGTTCTTTCTAAAGATGTAATTCACTCTCTATACTTTCCAAATGCGCGTCGTAAAGTTGATGCTATTCCTGGTCGTTTAACTCGTATGTGGTGGGAGCCTACAAAAGCGGGAACTTGGGATATTGCATGTGCAGAGATGTGTGGAACATATCACTATAGAATGAAAGCTTCTCTGACTACTTATTCACAAGAAGACTTCGCAGTATGGCT
This window harbors:
- a CDS encoding cytochrome c oxidase subunit II; protein product: MGFLTPVYAAVVSTTSKQMSLWERMTPPEDISVNGHLIDWLFGYTTYMNLFFFALVCIGLFGFSYKYAAKRHPKPYYTYGNKKIHIIIATVIGLSVFLGIDMNITRISNDDYVNVFAKWPKADENPLRIQALGQQWAWHFRYAGADNVFNTEDDVVQLNDLRLPTDRKVVIQVLSKDVIHSLYFPNARRKVDAIPGRLTRMWWEPTKAGTWDIACAEMCGTYHYRMKASLTTYSQEDFAVWLAEAQEKALQENDPENPELFWGWKWQY